Proteins encoded within one genomic window of Thunnus albacares chromosome 13, fThuAlb1.1, whole genome shotgun sequence:
- the LOC122995017 gene encoding glycine-rich cell wall structural protein 2-like: MLSGALGGPGTTGGVGPGGAGTGFGPGVGAGPGGAGTGYGPGVGVGPGGAGTGYGPGVGVGPGGAGTGYGPGGAGTGFGPGVGAGPGGAGTGYGPGGGVRPGGAGTGYGPGVGVGPGGAGTGYGPGGGVGPGGAGIGYGPGGAGTGYGPGGYAGAKARKYGLPGGTGGVLGTGGLGAGPSSGLGAGGGVPGRGVVQTTGGGPGAGLGTSGIPGSGGVGTGGGPGGFGPGGAGGTNTRTIFSQFLRNYLLLHRAPWWRRSPWIWS; this comes from the exons ATGTTAAGTGGAGCGCTTGGAGGTCCAGGTACAACTGGAGGAGTTGGACCTGGTGGTGCTGGCACAGGCTTTGGACCTGGTGTAGGAGCCGGACCTGGTGGTGCTGGTACCGGCTATGGACCTGGTGTAGGAGTCGGACCTGGTGGTGCTGGTACAGGCTATGGACCTGGTGTAGGAGTCGGTCCTGGTGGTGCTGGTACAGGCTATGGACCTGGTGGTGCTGGTACAGGCTTTGGACCTGGTGTAGGAGCCGGACCTGGTGGTGCTGGTACCGGCTATGGACCTGGTGGAGGAGTCAGACCTGGTGGTGCCGGTACAGGCTATGGACCTGGTGTAGGAGTCGGACCTGGTGGTGCTGGTACAGGCTATGGACCTGGTGGAGGAGTCGGACCTGGTGGTGCTGGTATTGGCTATGGACCTGGTGGTGCTGGTACAGGCTATGGACCTGGAG GTTATGCCGGTGCCAAAGCTCGCAAATATG GGCTTCCTGGAGGTACTGGAGGTGTCCTAGGTACCGGAGGACTTGGAGCTGGGCCTAGTTCTGGACTCGGAGCAGGAGGAGGGGTCCCTGGACGAGGTGTTGTACAAACAACTGGTGGTGGGCCTGGTGCAGGCCTGGGGACAAGTGGAATACCTGGTTCCGGTGGTGTTGGAACGGGAGGTGGACCTGGTGGCTTTGGACCAGGTGGTGCTGGAGGTACGAACACTAGAACAATATTCTCACAGTTCCTCAGAAA CTATTTGCTTCTCCATAGGGCGCCCTGGTGGCGGCGGAGCCCCTGGATCTGGTCTTGA
- the LOC122995018 gene encoding putative per-hexamer repeat protein 5 has translation MECLVHVVLKLFVILCDFIGRYGPGGFGTGTGGPGYGTAGSKAAKYGLPGAVAPGAGAGTGTTGVGTGTGTTGVGTGTGTTGVGTGTGTTGVGTRTGTTGVGTGTGTGVSVNGTHGTGTGTGTTAGPSGGGRGATGGTPAPGSEGEGGAGSVIEGSGSSAGEGVFKPAAFLRTSLFVP, from the exons ATGGAATGTCTTGTACATGTAGTACTCAAACTATTCGTTATCTTGTGTGATTTTATAGGTCGTTATGGACCAGGAGGCTTTGGAACTGGTACTGGAGGTCCAG GCTACGGTACAGCTGGATCTAAAGCTGCAAAGTACG GGCTACCTGGTGCAGTTGCACCTGGGGCAGGAGCAGGGACTGGCACTACTGGAGTTGGTACAGGGACCGGTACTACTGGAGTTGGTACAGGGACCGGCACTACTGGAGTTGGTACAGGGACCGGCACTACTGGAGTTGGTACACGGACTGGCACTACTGGAGTTGGTACAGGGACCGGCACTGGTGTTTCAGTGAATGGCACACATGGAACAGGCACCGGTACAGGGACAACAGCTGGACCCAGTG GAGGAGGACGTGGAGCCACAGGAGGCACACCAGCTCCAGGATCAGAAG GTGAGGGTGGTGCTGGCAGTGTGATAGAGGGGTCGGGCAGTTCTGCAGGAGAAGGTGTGTTTAAACCTGCTGCATTCTTGAGAACGTCTCTTTTTGTACCTTGA